Proteins encoded by one window of Rutidosis leptorrhynchoides isolate AG116_Rl617_1_P2 chromosome 7, CSIRO_AGI_Rlap_v1, whole genome shotgun sequence:
- the LOC139858832 gene encoding auxin-responsive protein SAUR22-like has translation MGIFRMHSLVSNLKQMIKVHNKRQSDVPKGHLVVYVGEIQKKRFIVPLSYLNQPLFQDLLRKSEEEYEFNHPMGGLTIPCHEAIFVNLTSRLSIS, from the coding sequence ATGGGTATTTTTCGAATGCATTCATTGGTTTCTAATTTGAAACAAATGATCAAAGTACACAACAAGCGCCAATCGGATGTACCCAAGGGACATTTGGTGGTTTACGTAGGAGAAATTCAAAAGAAGCGATTTATTGTGCCTTTATCTTACTTGAACCAACCATTGTTCCAAGACTTGTTACGTAAATCAGAAGAAGAATACGAGTTCAATCATCCTATGGGAGGACTTACCATTCCTTGCCATGAAGCGATTTTCGTCAACCTTACTTCCCGATTGAGTATTTCATAG